A genomic region of Clavibacter michiganensis subsp. insidiosus contains the following coding sequences:
- a CDS encoding Nramp family divalent metal transporter: MTRTAPERPRARRPVSGPRLVLLLGPAFVAAIAYVDPGNVAANLTAGARYGYLLVWVLVAANLIAVLVQYQSAKLGLVTGRSLPELLGQRLPTTRRRAFWVQAELIAAATDLAEVIGGAIALHLLFGIPLVAGGVIVGLVSIGLLAVQSRHGQRPFELVIGALLLVITIGFLTGLVVSPLSGSGIAGGLVPRFDGPDSVLLAASMLGATVMPHAVYLHSSLSRDRHGVQTDDGVLRRLLRATRWDVITALAVAGAVNISMLLIAAASLGGVPGTDSIEGAHAAITASLGPVVGVVFAVGLLASGLASTSVGAYAGAAIMGGLLHVKVPLLARRVVTLIPALAILAIGVDPTTALVVSQVVLSLGIPFALVPLIRLTGDRRVMGAHVDRPLTRIAAWVAVSLVVVLNVALVVLTFTG; the protein is encoded by the coding sequence ATGACCCGCACCGCCCCCGAGCGCCCGCGCGCGCGTCGGCCCGTCTCGGGCCCGCGGCTCGTGCTCCTGCTCGGCCCGGCGTTCGTCGCGGCCATCGCGTACGTGGATCCCGGCAACGTCGCCGCCAACCTCACCGCCGGTGCGCGCTACGGCTACCTGCTCGTGTGGGTGCTCGTGGCCGCGAACCTCATCGCCGTGCTCGTGCAGTACCAGTCGGCGAAGCTCGGGCTCGTCACCGGGCGCAGCCTGCCGGAGCTGCTCGGCCAGCGGCTCCCGACCACGCGGCGCCGCGCATTCTGGGTGCAGGCCGAGCTCATCGCCGCGGCCACCGACCTCGCGGAGGTCATCGGCGGGGCGATCGCGCTGCACCTGCTGTTCGGGATCCCGCTCGTCGCCGGCGGCGTGATCGTCGGCCTCGTTTCGATCGGCCTCCTCGCCGTGCAGTCGCGCCACGGGCAGCGGCCGTTCGAGCTGGTGATCGGCGCGCTCCTCCTCGTGATCACCATCGGCTTCCTCACGGGCCTCGTCGTGAGCCCGCTGTCGGGATCCGGCATCGCGGGCGGCCTCGTGCCGCGCTTCGACGGGCCGGACAGCGTGCTGCTCGCCGCGAGCATGCTCGGCGCGACCGTCATGCCGCACGCCGTGTACCTGCACTCGTCGCTGAGCCGCGACCGGCACGGCGTGCAGACCGACGACGGCGTGCTCCGCCGGCTGCTCCGCGCGACGCGCTGGGACGTGATCACCGCGCTCGCCGTGGCCGGCGCCGTCAACATCTCCATGCTCCTCATCGCGGCGGCGAGCCTCGGCGGCGTGCCCGGAACCGACTCGATCGAGGGCGCGCACGCGGCCATCACGGCGTCGCTCGGGCCGGTCGTCGGCGTGGTCTTCGCGGTCGGGCTGCTCGCGTCGGGGCTCGCGTCGACGTCGGTCGGCGCCTACGCGGGCGCGGCGATCATGGGCGGCCTGCTGCACGTGAAGGTGCCGCTGCTCGCGCGGCGCGTGGTGACGCTCATCCCTGCGCTCGCGATCCTCGCGATCGGCGTGGACCCGACGACCGCGCTGGTGGTCAGCCAGGTCGTGCTGAGCCTCGGGATCCCGTTCGCGCTCGTCCCGCTCATCCGCCTGACGGGCGACCGCCGCGTGATGGGCGCGCACGTCGACCGGCCGCTCACGCGCATCGCGGCGTGGGTCGCGGTGTCGCTCGTGGTGGTGCTCAACGTCGCGCTCGTGGTGCTGACCTTCACGGGCTGA